In one Canis lupus dingo isolate Sandy chromosome 16, ASM325472v2, whole genome shotgun sequence genomic region, the following are encoded:
- the ADGRA2 gene encoding adhesion G protein-coupled receptor A2 isoform X1 — MGAAGRRMRGAPARLLLPLLPWLLFLAPETRGAPGCPVPIRSCKCSGERPKGLSGGAPNPARRRVVCGGGDLPEPPEPGLLPNGTVTLLLSNNKITGLRNGSFLGLSLLEKLDLRNNVISTVQPGAFLGLGELKRLDLSNNRIGCLTSDTFQGLPRLLRLNISGNIFSSLQPGVFDELPALKVVDLGTEYLTCDCHLRWLLPWARNRSLQLSEHTVCAYPAALHAQALGGLQEAQLRCEGALELHTHHLIPSLRQVVFQGDRLPFQCSASYLGNDTRIRWYHNRAPLEGDEQAGILLAESLIHDCTFITSELTLSHIGVWASGEWECSVSTAQGNASKKVEIVVLETSASYCPAERVANNRGDFRWPRTLAGITAYQSCLQYPFTSVPLSGGAPGTRASRRCDRAGRWEPGDYSHCLYTNDITRVLYTFVLMPINASNALTLAHQLRVYTAEAASFSDMMDVVYVAQMIQKFLGYVDQIKELVEVMVDMASNLMLVDEHLLWLAQREDKACSGIVGALERIGGAALSPHAQHISVNSRNVALEAYLIKPHSYVGLTCTAFQRREAGVPGVRPGGPGQNPSPEPEPLADQQLRFRCTTGRPSISLSSFHIKNSVALASIQLPSSLFSSLPAALAPPVPPDCTLQLLIFRNGRLFRSHGNTSRPGGAGPSKRRGVATPVIFAGTSGCGVGNLTEPVAISLRHWAEGAEPMAAWWSQDGPGGPGRWSSEGCQLRSSQPNVSSLQCQQLGNVAVLMELSAFPREVGGSGAGLHPVVYPCTALLLLCLFSTIITYILNHSSIHVSRKGWHMLLNLCFHMAMTSAVFAGGITLTNYQMVCQAVGITLHYSSLSTLLWMGVKARVLHKELTWRAPPPQEGDSAPPAPRPMLRFYLIAGGIPLIICGITAAVNIHNYRDHSPYCWLVWRPSLGAFYIPVALILLITWIYFLCAGLRLRSPLVQSPKGGTSRVSLEPGEELRGSSRLRSSGPLLNDSGSLLATGSAGVVTPGPPEDGDGFYSPGVQLGALVTTHFLYLAMWACGALAVSQRWLPRVVCSCLYGAAASALGLFVFTHHCARRRDVRASWRACCPQASASRASPRAAPAAPEDGSPVFGEGPPSLKSSPSGSSSHAPPLGPCKLTNLQLAQSQVCEGGTAARGEGEPEPTGSRGSLAPRHPNNLHHGRRAHKSRAKAHRAGEAGAKNRLRALRGGAAAGAPEPPSSESGSLHNSPSDSHPGSSRNSPGLQLEGEPMLTPSEGSDTSAAPPPEASRQGQRRSASRDNLRGGGGGAPERDSKRRSYPLNAASLNGAPKGAKYDDVSGADAAGGACMKTGLWKSETTV, encoded by the exons GCTCTTGAGCAACAACAAGATCACTGGACTCCGAAACGGATCCTTCTTGGGACTGTCCCTGCTGGAGAAGCT GGACCTGAGGAATAATGTCATCAGCACGGTGCAGCCTGGGGCCTTCCTGGGCCTGGGGGAGCTGAAGCGCTT AGATCTCTCCAACAACCGGATTGGCTGTCTCACCTCTGACACCTTCCAAGGCCTCCCCAGGCTTCTCCGACT AAACATATCTGGAAACATCTTCTCCAGTCTACAACCTGGGGTCTTTGATGAGCTGCCAGCCCTTAAGGTTGT GGATCTGGGTACTGAATACCTGACATGCGACTGCCACCTGCgctggctgctgccctgggcccggAATCGCTCCCTGCAGCTGTCTGAGCACACGGTCTGTGCCTACCCCGCTGCCCTGCATGCCCAGGCCCTGGGTGGCCTCCAGGAGGCCCAGCTGCGTTGCG AAGGGGCCCTGGAGCTGCACACGCACCACCTCATCCCATCCCTACGCCAAGTGGTGTTCCAGGGCGACCGCCTGCCCTTCCAGTGCTCCGCCAGCTACCTGGGCAATGACACCCGCATTCGCTGGTACCACAACCGAGCTCCCCTGGAGGGCGACGAGCAAGCGGGCATCCTCCTGGCTGAGAGCCTCATCCACGACTGCACGTTCATCACCAG cGAGCTGACCCTGTCTCACATCGGCGTCTGGGCGTCAGGGGAGTGGGAGTGCTCCGTGTCCACCGCCCAGGGCAACGCCAGCAAGAAGGTGGAGATCGTGGTGCTGGAGACCTCCGCCTCCTACTGCCCCGCTGAGCGAGTCGCCAACAATCGCGGGGACTTCAG GTGGCCTCGAACTCTGGCGGGCATCACAGCATACCAGTCCTGTCTACAGTACCCCTTCACCTCCGTGCCCCTGAGTGGGGGCGCCCCAGGCACCCGAGCCTCCCGCCGGTGTGACCGAGCTGGCCGCTGGGAGCCGGGGGACTACTCCCACTGTCTGTACACCAATGATATCACCCGGGTGCTCTACACGTTCGTGCTG ATGCCCATCAATGCCTCCAATGCACTGACCCTGGCCCACCAGCTGCGAGTGTACACAGCAGAGGCTGCCAGCTTCTCAGACATGATGGATGTTGTCTATGTGGCTCAGATGATCCAGAAATTTTTGGGTTATGTCGACCAGATCAAAGAG ctggtggaggtgatggtggacATGGCCAGCAACCTGATGCTGGTGGACGAGCACCTGCTGTGGCTGGCCCAGCGTGAGGACAAGGCCTGCAGTGGCATCGTGGGTGCTCTGGAGCGCATCGGGGGGGCTGCCCTCAGCCCCCACGCCCAGCACATCTCTGTG AACTCAAGGAACGTGGCATTGGAGGCCTACCTCATCAAGCCACACAGCTATGTGGGGCTGACCTGCACAGCCTTCcagagaagggaggcaggagTGCCGGGTGTGCGGCCTGGGGGCCCTGGCCAGAACCCCTCACCGGAGCCAGAGCCCCTGGCTGATCAGCAGCTCCGCTTCCGCTGCACCACGGGGAGACCCAGCATTTCTCTGTCGTCTTTCCACATCAAG AACAGCGTGGCCCTGGCCTCCATCCAGCTGCCGTCCAGTCTGTTCTCGTCCCTTCCGGCTGCCCTGGCTCCCCCTGTTCCCCCAGACTGCACCCTGCAACTGCTCATCTTCCGAAACGGCCGCCTCTTTCGCAGCCACGGCAACACCTCCCGCCCCGGAGGCGCGGGGCCCAGCAAGCGGCGCGGTGTGGCCACCCCTGTCATCTTCGCGGGAACCA GTGGCTGTGGCGTGGGAAACCTGACCGAGCCGGTGGCCATTTCACTGCGGCATTGGGCTGAGGGGGCTGAACCCATGGCAGCTTGGTGGAGCCAGGACGGCCCGGGGGGACCCGGGAGGTGGAGCTCCGAGGGCTGCCAGCTCCGCTCCAGCCAGCCCAATGTCAGCTCCCTGCAGTGCCAGCAGCTGGGCAACGTGGCGGTGCTCATG GAGCTGAGTGCCTtccccagggaggtggggggctcaggggcaggGCTGCATCCAGTGGTGTACCCCTGCACTGCCCTGCTGCTGCTCTGCCTCTTCTCCACCATCATCACCTACATCCTCAACCACAG CTCCATCCACGTGTCCCGGAAGGGCTGGCACATGCTGCTGAACCTGTGCTTCCACATGGCCATGACCTCTGCCGTCTTTGCAGGAGGCATCACGCTCACCAACTACCAGATGGTCTGCCAGGCA GTGGGCATCACTCTGCACTACTCTTCCTTGTCCACACTGCTCTGGATGGGTGTGAAGGCCCGCGTCCTCCACAAGGAGCTCACCTGGAGAGCACCCCCTCCACAAGAAGGGGACTCTGCCCCGCCCGCACCCCGACCCATGCTCCG GTTCTATCTGATTGCCGGAGGGATCCCACTCATTATTTGTGGCATCACAGCTGCTGTCAACATCCACAACTACCGGGATCACAGCCCCTA CTGCTGGCTGGTGTGGCGCCCAAGCCTAGGAGCCTTCTACATCCCCGTGGCTTTGATTCTGCTGATCACCTGGATCTATTTCCTGTGTGCAGGGCTGCGCCTAAGGAGTCCACTGGTGCAGAGCCCAAAGGGGGGCACCAGCAGGGTCTCCCTGGAGccaggggaggagctgaggggtTCCAGCAGGCTCAGGAGCAGCGGCCCCCTCCTGAACGACTCAGGTTCCCTTCTGGCTACTGGGAGCGCGGGGGTGGTGACACCCGGGCCCCCGGAGGATGGTGACGGCTTCTATTCTCCGGGAGTCCAACTGGGGGCGCTGGTGACCACGCATTTCCTGTATCTGGCCATGTGGGCCTGTGGGGCCCTGGCCGTGTCCCAGCGCTGGCTGCCCCGGGTGGTGTGCAGCTGCCTGTACGGGGCGGCGGCCTCCGCCCTGGGACTCTTCGTCTTCACCCACCACTGTGCCAGGCGCCGGGACGTCAGGGCCTCCTGGCGCGCCTGCTGCCCCCAGGCCTCGGCCTCCCGCGCCTCCCCGcgggccgcgcccgccgccccagAGGACGGCTCCCCCGTGTTCGGAGAGGGACCCCCGTCCCTCAAGTCCTCCCCGAGCGGCAGCAGCAGCCACGCGCCGCCCCTGGGCCCCTGCAAGCTCACCAACCTGCAGCTGGCGCAGAGTCAGGTGTGCGAGGGGGGGACGGCGGCCCGCGGGGAGGGGGAGCCGGAGCCCACGGGCTCCCGGGGCAGCCTTGCCCCCCGCCACCCCAACAACTTGCACCACGGGCGCCGGGCGCACAAGAGTCGGGCCAAGGCGCACCGCGCGGGGGAGGCCGGCGCCAAGAACCGGCTCAGGGCGCTGCGCGGGGGGGCAGCAGCCGGGGCGCCCGAGCCGCCGTCCAGTGAGAGCGGCAGCCTGCACAACAGCCCGTCCGACAGCCACCCGGGCAGCAGCCGCAACAGCCCGGGCCTCCAGCTAGAGGGCGAGCCCATGCTCACGCCGTCCGAGGGCAGCGACACGAGCGCCGCGCCACCCCCCGAGGCCAGCCGGCAGGGCCAGCGCCGCAGCGCCAGCCGCGACAACCTcaggggcggcgggggcggagcACCCGAGCGGGACAGCAAGCGGCGCTCGTACCCCCTCAACGCAGCCAGTCTGAACGGCGCGCCCAAGGGAGCCAAGTACGACGACGTGAGCGGGGCGGACGCGGCGGGGGGCGCCTGCATGAAGACGGGGCTCTGGAAGAGCGAGACCACCGTctag
- the ADGRA2 gene encoding adhesion G protein-coupled receptor A2 isoform X3 — protein MDSEQVASKASLLVFLSLYGTRTASGLHHPKGTVSGGLYPGARLLSNNKITGLRNGSFLGLSLLEKLDLRNNVISTVQPGAFLGLGELKRLDLSNNRIGCLTSDTFQGLPRLLRLNISGNIFSSLQPGVFDELPALKVVDLGTEYLTCDCHLRWLLPWARNRSLQLSEHTVCAYPAALHAQALGGLQEAQLRCEGALELHTHHLIPSLRQVVFQGDRLPFQCSASYLGNDTRIRWYHNRAPLEGDEQAGILLAESLIHDCTFITSELTLSHIGVWASGEWECSVSTAQGNASKKVEIVVLETSASYCPAERVANNRGDFRWPRTLAGITAYQSCLQYPFTSVPLSGGAPGTRASRRCDRAGRWEPGDYSHCLYTNDITRVLYTFVLMPINASNALTLAHQLRVYTAEAASFSDMMDVVYVAQMIQKFLGYVDQIKELVEVMVDMASNLMLVDEHLLWLAQREDKACSGIVGALERIGGAALSPHAQHISVNSRNVALEAYLIKPHSYVGLTCTAFQRREAGVPGVRPGGPGQNPSPEPEPLADQQLRFRCTTGRPSISLSSFHIKNSVALASIQLPSSLFSSLPAALAPPVPPDCTLQLLIFRNGRLFRSHGNTSRPGGAGPSKRRGVATPVIFAGTSGCGVGNLTEPVAISLRHWAEGAEPMAAWWSQDGPGGPGRWSSEGCQLRSSQPNVSSLQCQQLGNVAVLMELSAFPREVGGSGAGLHPVVYPCTALLLLCLFSTIITYILNHSSIHVSRKGWHMLLNLCFHMAMTSAVFAGGITLTNYQMVCQAVGITLHYSSLSTLLWMGVKARVLHKELTWRAPPPQEGDSAPPAPRPMLRFYLIAGGIPLIICGITAAVNIHNYRDHSPYCWLVWRPSLGAFYIPVALILLITWIYFLCAGLRLRSPLVQSPKGGTSRVSLEPGEELRGSSRLRSSGPLLNDSGSLLATGSAGVVTPGPPEDGDGFYSPGVQLGALVTTHFLYLAMWACGALAVSQRWLPRVVCSCLYGAAASALGLFVFTHHCARRRDVRASWRACCPQASASRASPRAAPAAPEDGSPVFGEGPPSLKSSPSGSSSHAPPLGPCKLTNLQLAQSQVCEGGTAARGEGEPEPTGSRGSLAPRHPNNLHHGRRAHKSRAKAHRAGEAGAKNRLRALRGGAAAGAPEPPSSESGSLHNSPSDSHPGSSRNSPGLQLEGEPMLTPSEGSDTSAAPPPEASRQGQRRSASRDNLRGGGGGAPERDSKRRSYPLNAASLNGAPKGAKYDDVSGADAAGGACMKTGLWKSETTV, from the exons GCTCTTGAGCAACAACAAGATCACTGGACTCCGAAACGGATCCTTCTTGGGACTGTCCCTGCTGGAGAAGCT GGACCTGAGGAATAATGTCATCAGCACGGTGCAGCCTGGGGCCTTCCTGGGCCTGGGGGAGCTGAAGCGCTT AGATCTCTCCAACAACCGGATTGGCTGTCTCACCTCTGACACCTTCCAAGGCCTCCCCAGGCTTCTCCGACT AAACATATCTGGAAACATCTTCTCCAGTCTACAACCTGGGGTCTTTGATGAGCTGCCAGCCCTTAAGGTTGT GGATCTGGGTACTGAATACCTGACATGCGACTGCCACCTGCgctggctgctgccctgggcccggAATCGCTCCCTGCAGCTGTCTGAGCACACGGTCTGTGCCTACCCCGCTGCCCTGCATGCCCAGGCCCTGGGTGGCCTCCAGGAGGCCCAGCTGCGTTGCG AAGGGGCCCTGGAGCTGCACACGCACCACCTCATCCCATCCCTACGCCAAGTGGTGTTCCAGGGCGACCGCCTGCCCTTCCAGTGCTCCGCCAGCTACCTGGGCAATGACACCCGCATTCGCTGGTACCACAACCGAGCTCCCCTGGAGGGCGACGAGCAAGCGGGCATCCTCCTGGCTGAGAGCCTCATCCACGACTGCACGTTCATCACCAG cGAGCTGACCCTGTCTCACATCGGCGTCTGGGCGTCAGGGGAGTGGGAGTGCTCCGTGTCCACCGCCCAGGGCAACGCCAGCAAGAAGGTGGAGATCGTGGTGCTGGAGACCTCCGCCTCCTACTGCCCCGCTGAGCGAGTCGCCAACAATCGCGGGGACTTCAG GTGGCCTCGAACTCTGGCGGGCATCACAGCATACCAGTCCTGTCTACAGTACCCCTTCACCTCCGTGCCCCTGAGTGGGGGCGCCCCAGGCACCCGAGCCTCCCGCCGGTGTGACCGAGCTGGCCGCTGGGAGCCGGGGGACTACTCCCACTGTCTGTACACCAATGATATCACCCGGGTGCTCTACACGTTCGTGCTG ATGCCCATCAATGCCTCCAATGCACTGACCCTGGCCCACCAGCTGCGAGTGTACACAGCAGAGGCTGCCAGCTTCTCAGACATGATGGATGTTGTCTATGTGGCTCAGATGATCCAGAAATTTTTGGGTTATGTCGACCAGATCAAAGAG ctggtggaggtgatggtggacATGGCCAGCAACCTGATGCTGGTGGACGAGCACCTGCTGTGGCTGGCCCAGCGTGAGGACAAGGCCTGCAGTGGCATCGTGGGTGCTCTGGAGCGCATCGGGGGGGCTGCCCTCAGCCCCCACGCCCAGCACATCTCTGTG AACTCAAGGAACGTGGCATTGGAGGCCTACCTCATCAAGCCACACAGCTATGTGGGGCTGACCTGCACAGCCTTCcagagaagggaggcaggagTGCCGGGTGTGCGGCCTGGGGGCCCTGGCCAGAACCCCTCACCGGAGCCAGAGCCCCTGGCTGATCAGCAGCTCCGCTTCCGCTGCACCACGGGGAGACCCAGCATTTCTCTGTCGTCTTTCCACATCAAG AACAGCGTGGCCCTGGCCTCCATCCAGCTGCCGTCCAGTCTGTTCTCGTCCCTTCCGGCTGCCCTGGCTCCCCCTGTTCCCCCAGACTGCACCCTGCAACTGCTCATCTTCCGAAACGGCCGCCTCTTTCGCAGCCACGGCAACACCTCCCGCCCCGGAGGCGCGGGGCCCAGCAAGCGGCGCGGTGTGGCCACCCCTGTCATCTTCGCGGGAACCA GTGGCTGTGGCGTGGGAAACCTGACCGAGCCGGTGGCCATTTCACTGCGGCATTGGGCTGAGGGGGCTGAACCCATGGCAGCTTGGTGGAGCCAGGACGGCCCGGGGGGACCCGGGAGGTGGAGCTCCGAGGGCTGCCAGCTCCGCTCCAGCCAGCCCAATGTCAGCTCCCTGCAGTGCCAGCAGCTGGGCAACGTGGCGGTGCTCATG GAGCTGAGTGCCTtccccagggaggtggggggctcaggggcaggGCTGCATCCAGTGGTGTACCCCTGCACTGCCCTGCTGCTGCTCTGCCTCTTCTCCACCATCATCACCTACATCCTCAACCACAG CTCCATCCACGTGTCCCGGAAGGGCTGGCACATGCTGCTGAACCTGTGCTTCCACATGGCCATGACCTCTGCCGTCTTTGCAGGAGGCATCACGCTCACCAACTACCAGATGGTCTGCCAGGCA GTGGGCATCACTCTGCACTACTCTTCCTTGTCCACACTGCTCTGGATGGGTGTGAAGGCCCGCGTCCTCCACAAGGAGCTCACCTGGAGAGCACCCCCTCCACAAGAAGGGGACTCTGCCCCGCCCGCACCCCGACCCATGCTCCG GTTCTATCTGATTGCCGGAGGGATCCCACTCATTATTTGTGGCATCACAGCTGCTGTCAACATCCACAACTACCGGGATCACAGCCCCTA CTGCTGGCTGGTGTGGCGCCCAAGCCTAGGAGCCTTCTACATCCCCGTGGCTTTGATTCTGCTGATCACCTGGATCTATTTCCTGTGTGCAGGGCTGCGCCTAAGGAGTCCACTGGTGCAGAGCCCAAAGGGGGGCACCAGCAGGGTCTCCCTGGAGccaggggaggagctgaggggtTCCAGCAGGCTCAGGAGCAGCGGCCCCCTCCTGAACGACTCAGGTTCCCTTCTGGCTACTGGGAGCGCGGGGGTGGTGACACCCGGGCCCCCGGAGGATGGTGACGGCTTCTATTCTCCGGGAGTCCAACTGGGGGCGCTGGTGACCACGCATTTCCTGTATCTGGCCATGTGGGCCTGTGGGGCCCTGGCCGTGTCCCAGCGCTGGCTGCCCCGGGTGGTGTGCAGCTGCCTGTACGGGGCGGCGGCCTCCGCCCTGGGACTCTTCGTCTTCACCCACCACTGTGCCAGGCGCCGGGACGTCAGGGCCTCCTGGCGCGCCTGCTGCCCCCAGGCCTCGGCCTCCCGCGCCTCCCCGcgggccgcgcccgccgccccagAGGACGGCTCCCCCGTGTTCGGAGAGGGACCCCCGTCCCTCAAGTCCTCCCCGAGCGGCAGCAGCAGCCACGCGCCGCCCCTGGGCCCCTGCAAGCTCACCAACCTGCAGCTGGCGCAGAGTCAGGTGTGCGAGGGGGGGACGGCGGCCCGCGGGGAGGGGGAGCCGGAGCCCACGGGCTCCCGGGGCAGCCTTGCCCCCCGCCACCCCAACAACTTGCACCACGGGCGCCGGGCGCACAAGAGTCGGGCCAAGGCGCACCGCGCGGGGGAGGCCGGCGCCAAGAACCGGCTCAGGGCGCTGCGCGGGGGGGCAGCAGCCGGGGCGCCCGAGCCGCCGTCCAGTGAGAGCGGCAGCCTGCACAACAGCCCGTCCGACAGCCACCCGGGCAGCAGCCGCAACAGCCCGGGCCTCCAGCTAGAGGGCGAGCCCATGCTCACGCCGTCCGAGGGCAGCGACACGAGCGCCGCGCCACCCCCCGAGGCCAGCCGGCAGGGCCAGCGCCGCAGCGCCAGCCGCGACAACCTcaggggcggcgggggcggagcACCCGAGCGGGACAGCAAGCGGCGCTCGTACCCCCTCAACGCAGCCAGTCTGAACGGCGCGCCCAAGGGAGCCAAGTACGACGACGTGAGCGGGGCGGACGCGGCGGGGGGCGCCTGCATGAAGACGGGGCTCTGGAAGAGCGAGACCACCGTctag
- the ADGRA2 gene encoding adhesion G protein-coupled receptor A2 isoform X4 translates to MRGAPARLLLPLLPWLLFLAPETRGAPGCPVPIRSCKCSGERPKGLSGGAPNPARRRVVCGGGDLPEPPEPGLLPNGTVTLLLSNNKITGLRNGSFLGLSLLEKLDLGTEYLTCDCHLRWLLPWARNRSLQLSEHTVCAYPAALHAQALGGLQEAQLRCEGALELHTHHLIPSLRQVVFQGDRLPFQCSASYLGNDTRIRWYHNRAPLEGDEQAGILLAESLIHDCTFITSELTLSHIGVWASGEWECSVSTAQGNASKKVEIVVLETSASYCPAERVANNRGDFRWPRTLAGITAYQSCLQYPFTSVPLSGGAPGTRASRRCDRAGRWEPGDYSHCLYTNDITRVLYTFVLMPINASNALTLAHQLRVYTAEAASFSDMMDVVYVAQMIQKFLGYVDQIKELVEVMVDMASNLMLVDEHLLWLAQREDKACSGIVGALERIGGAALSPHAQHISVNSRNVALEAYLIKPHSYVGLTCTAFQRREAGVPGVRPGGPGQNPSPEPEPLADQQLRFRCTTGRPSISLSSFHIKNSVALASIQLPSSLFSSLPAALAPPVPPDCTLQLLIFRNGRLFRSHGNTSRPGGAGPSKRRGVATPVIFAGTSGCGVGNLTEPVAISLRHWAEGAEPMAAWWSQDGPGGPGRWSSEGCQLRSSQPNVSSLQCQQLGNVAVLMELSAFPREVGGSGAGLHPVVYPCTALLLLCLFSTIITYILNHSSIHVSRKGWHMLLNLCFHMAMTSAVFAGGITLTNYQMVCQAVGITLHYSSLSTLLWMGVKARVLHKELTWRAPPPQEGDSAPPAPRPMLRFYLIAGGIPLIICGITAAVNIHNYRDHSPYCWLVWRPSLGAFYIPVALILLITWIYFLCAGLRLRSPLVQSPKGGTSRVSLEPGEELRGSSRLRSSGPLLNDSGSLLATGSAGVVTPGPPEDGDGFYSPGVQLGALVTTHFLYLAMWACGALAVSQRWLPRVVCSCLYGAAASALGLFVFTHHCARRRDVRASWRACCPQASASRASPRAAPAAPEDGSPVFGEGPPSLKSSPSGSSSHAPPLGPCKLTNLQLAQSQVCEGGTAARGEGEPEPTGSRGSLAPRHPNNLHHGRRAHKSRAKAHRAGEAGAKNRLRALRGGAAAGAPEPPSSESGSLHNSPSDSHPGSSRNSPGLQLEGEPMLTPSEGSDTSAAPPPEASRQGQRRSASRDNLRGGGGGAPERDSKRRSYPLNAASLNGAPKGAKYDDVSGADAAGGACMKTGLWKSETTV, encoded by the exons GCTCTTGAGCAACAACAAGATCACTGGACTCCGAAACGGATCCTTCTTGGGACTGTCCCTGCTGGAGAAGCT GGATCTGGGTACTGAATACCTGACATGCGACTGCCACCTGCgctggctgctgccctgggcccggAATCGCTCCCTGCAGCTGTCTGAGCACACGGTCTGTGCCTACCCCGCTGCCCTGCATGCCCAGGCCCTGGGTGGCCTCCAGGAGGCCCAGCTGCGTTGCG AAGGGGCCCTGGAGCTGCACACGCACCACCTCATCCCATCCCTACGCCAAGTGGTGTTCCAGGGCGACCGCCTGCCCTTCCAGTGCTCCGCCAGCTACCTGGGCAATGACACCCGCATTCGCTGGTACCACAACCGAGCTCCCCTGGAGGGCGACGAGCAAGCGGGCATCCTCCTGGCTGAGAGCCTCATCCACGACTGCACGTTCATCACCAG cGAGCTGACCCTGTCTCACATCGGCGTCTGGGCGTCAGGGGAGTGGGAGTGCTCCGTGTCCACCGCCCAGGGCAACGCCAGCAAGAAGGTGGAGATCGTGGTGCTGGAGACCTCCGCCTCCTACTGCCCCGCTGAGCGAGTCGCCAACAATCGCGGGGACTTCAG GTGGCCTCGAACTCTGGCGGGCATCACAGCATACCAGTCCTGTCTACAGTACCCCTTCACCTCCGTGCCCCTGAGTGGGGGCGCCCCAGGCACCCGAGCCTCCCGCCGGTGTGACCGAGCTGGCCGCTGGGAGCCGGGGGACTACTCCCACTGTCTGTACACCAATGATATCACCCGGGTGCTCTACACGTTCGTGCTG ATGCCCATCAATGCCTCCAATGCACTGACCCTGGCCCACCAGCTGCGAGTGTACACAGCAGAGGCTGCCAGCTTCTCAGACATGATGGATGTTGTCTATGTGGCTCAGATGATCCAGAAATTTTTGGGTTATGTCGACCAGATCAAAGAG ctggtggaggtgatggtggacATGGCCAGCAACCTGATGCTGGTGGACGAGCACCTGCTGTGGCTGGCCCAGCGTGAGGACAAGGCCTGCAGTGGCATCGTGGGTGCTCTGGAGCGCATCGGGGGGGCTGCCCTCAGCCCCCACGCCCAGCACATCTCTGTG AACTCAAGGAACGTGGCATTGGAGGCCTACCTCATCAAGCCACACAGCTATGTGGGGCTGACCTGCACAGCCTTCcagagaagggaggcaggagTGCCGGGTGTGCGGCCTGGGGGCCCTGGCCAGAACCCCTCACCGGAGCCAGAGCCCCTGGCTGATCAGCAGCTCCGCTTCCGCTGCACCACGGGGAGACCCAGCATTTCTCTGTCGTCTTTCCACATCAAG AACAGCGTGGCCCTGGCCTCCATCCAGCTGCCGTCCAGTCTGTTCTCGTCCCTTCCGGCTGCCCTGGCTCCCCCTGTTCCCCCAGACTGCACCCTGCAACTGCTCATCTTCCGAAACGGCCGCCTCTTTCGCAGCCACGGCAACACCTCCCGCCCCGGAGGCGCGGGGCCCAGCAAGCGGCGCGGTGTGGCCACCCCTGTCATCTTCGCGGGAACCA GTGGCTGTGGCGTGGGAAACCTGACCGAGCCGGTGGCCATTTCACTGCGGCATTGGGCTGAGGGGGCTGAACCCATGGCAGCTTGGTGGAGCCAGGACGGCCCGGGGGGACCCGGGAGGTGGAGCTCCGAGGGCTGCCAGCTCCGCTCCAGCCAGCCCAATGTCAGCTCCCTGCAGTGCCAGCAGCTGGGCAACGTGGCGGTGCTCATG GAGCTGAGTGCCTtccccagggaggtggggggctcaggggcaggGCTGCATCCAGTGGTGTACCCCTGCACTGCCCTGCTGCTGCTCTGCCTCTTCTCCACCATCATCACCTACATCCTCAACCACAG CTCCATCCACGTGTCCCGGAAGGGCTGGCACATGCTGCTGAACCTGTGCTTCCACATGGCCATGACCTCTGCCGTCTTTGCAGGAGGCATCACGCTCACCAACTACCAGATGGTCTGCCAGGCA GTGGGCATCACTCTGCACTACTCTTCCTTGTCCACACTGCTCTGGATGGGTGTGAAGGCCCGCGTCCTCCACAAGGAGCTCACCTGGAGAGCACCCCCTCCACAAGAAGGGGACTCTGCCCCGCCCGCACCCCGACCCATGCTCCG GTTCTATCTGATTGCCGGAGGGATCCCACTCATTATTTGTGGCATCACAGCTGCTGTCAACATCCACAACTACCGGGATCACAGCCCCTA CTGCTGGCTGGTGTGGCGCCCAAGCCTAGGAGCCTTCTACATCCCCGTGGCTTTGATTCTGCTGATCACCTGGATCTATTTCCTGTGTGCAGGGCTGCGCCTAAGGAGTCCACTGGTGCAGAGCCCAAAGGGGGGCACCAGCAGGGTCTCCCTGGAGccaggggaggagctgaggggtTCCAGCAGGCTCAGGAGCAGCGGCCCCCTCCTGAACGACTCAGGTTCCCTTCTGGCTACTGGGAGCGCGGGGGTGGTGACACCCGGGCCCCCGGAGGATGGTGACGGCTTCTATTCTCCGGGAGTCCAACTGGGGGCGCTGGTGACCACGCATTTCCTGTATCTGGCCATGTGGGCCTGTGGGGCCCTGGCCGTGTCCCAGCGCTGGCTGCCCCGGGTGGTGTGCAGCTGCCTGTACGGGGCGGCGGCCTCCGCCCTGGGACTCTTCGTCTTCACCCACCACTGTGCCAGGCGCCGGGACGTCAGGGCCTCCTGGCGCGCCTGCTGCCCCCAGGCCTCGGCCTCCCGCGCCTCCCCGcgggccgcgcccgccgccccagAGGACGGCTCCCCCGTGTTCGGAGAGGGACCCCCGTCCCTCAAGTCCTCCCCGAGCGGCAGCAGCAGCCACGCGCCGCCCCTGGGCCCCTGCAAGCTCACCAACCTGCAGCTGGCGCAGAGTCAGGTGTGCGAGGGGGGGACGGCGGCCCGCGGGGAGGGGGAGCCGGAGCCCACGGGCTCCCGGGGCAGCCTTGCCCCCCGCCACCCCAACAACTTGCACCACGGGCGCCGGGCGCACAAGAGTCGGGCCAAGGCGCACCGCGCGGGGGAGGCCGGCGCCAAGAACCGGCTCAGGGCGCTGCGCGGGGGGGCAGCAGCCGGGGCGCCCGAGCCGCCGTCCAGTGAGAGCGGCAGCCTGCACAACAGCCCGTCCGACAGCCACCCGGGCAGCAGCCGCAACAGCCCGGGCCTCCAGCTAGAGGGCGAGCCCATGCTCACGCCGTCCGAGGGCAGCGACACGAGCGCCGCGCCACCCCCCGAGGCCAGCCGGCAGGGCCAGCGCCGCAGCGCCAGCCGCGACAACCTcaggggcggcgggggcggagcACCCGAGCGGGACAGCAAGCGGCGCTCGTACCCCCTCAACGCAGCCAGTCTGAACGGCGCGCCCAAGGGAGCCAAGTACGACGACGTGAGCGGGGCGGACGCGGCGGGGGGCGCCTGCATGAAGACGGGGCTCTGGAAGAGCGAGACCACCGTctag